A section of the Neorhizobium galegae bv. orientalis str. HAMBI 540 genome encodes:
- the xdhC gene encoding xanthine dehydrogenase accessory protein XdhC: MRDLFLTAFTTTHSKSILVEITRAKGSTPREAGTFMLVATKAIWGTIGGGQFEYMAIDNARAMLSGGGEAVMDIPLGPEIGQCCGGHTRLAFRPLTPELAEMLERRLRDEEDDRPAVTLFGSGHVGQALARALAPLPFSVSVVETRAEALEDLPTETEKHLTAMPEAFVEKIPAGGAAIILTHDHALDFLIAQRALARADLTYVGMIGSRTKRATFANWLKREGGGDELLSRLVLPIGGTAVRDKRPAVIAALVAAELLETYAARQAQTSKRQIPTA, from the coding sequence GTGCGCGACCTCTTCCTGACTGCCTTCACCACCACCCATTCAAAATCTATCCTCGTCGAAATCACCCGGGCGAAAGGCTCGACCCCCCGCGAGGCCGGCACCTTCATGCTGGTCGCGACCAAGGCGATCTGGGGGACGATCGGCGGGGGGCAGTTCGAATATATGGCGATCGACAATGCCAGGGCGATGCTGTCGGGTGGCGGCGAGGCGGTGATGGACATTCCGCTCGGACCGGAGATCGGCCAGTGCTGTGGCGGCCATACCCGGCTTGCGTTCCGGCCGTTGACGCCTGAACTCGCCGAGATGCTGGAAAGACGCCTGCGCGACGAGGAGGACGATCGCCCGGCTGTGACGCTGTTCGGCTCAGGTCATGTCGGCCAGGCACTAGCAAGGGCGCTGGCCCCCCTGCCCTTCTCGGTGTCAGTCGTCGAAACCCGCGCCGAGGCGCTGGAAGACCTGCCGACCGAAACGGAAAAACACCTGACCGCGATGCCGGAAGCCTTTGTCGAAAAGATCCCCGCCGGCGGCGCGGCGATCATCCTCACCCACGACCATGCACTGGATTTCCTGATTGCCCAGCGCGCGTTGGCACGCGCCGATCTAACCTATGTCGGCATGATCGGCTCGCGGACCAAACGCGCCACCTTCGCCAACTGGCTGAAGCGAGAGGGCGGCGGTGATGAGCTGCTCTCCCGTCTCGTGCTGCCGATCGGCGGCACGGCGGTCAGGGACAAGCGACCGGCCGTGATCGCAGCACTCGTCGCCGCCGAATTGCTGGAAACTTACGCCGCTCGGCAGGCGCAGACCTCAAAGCGGCAGATCCCGACCGCCTGA
- a CDS encoding methyl-accepting chemotaxis protein has translation MSFLKNASIRTKILSVIIPLCVVGLGATGFVASRYKAADTSYSNFISTDNATAVEIARANRSLSVSAYAAYQTLSYHVADPELKAVIDSYKQSTASLLKRLDNIKTALPRKAADIDALIAKVKQVLALTDQAVQYGSEDRKDEARAALMKADKLVAPLTTDIAGFLDTFSNEIVKTSGALTDQTDSTILTALSTLVVVFAFGIIAALLIAAKGITTPVARLRERMTSLAAGNTEAPVEGQDRRDELGQMAAAVAVFCDNAIERLRLEREADSNRSLSERERIEREAQKAKEAADTQFAVDQLAAALGHLADGDVVYRIETPFVAHLDALRSNFNGSVANLQDALQAVGQNARGIDAGANEIRSAADDLSKRTEQQAASVEETAAALEEITTTVKDSSKRAEEVGGLVAKAREGAEKSGAVVRNAVTAMQEIERSSAEITNIIGVIDEIAFQTNLLALNAGVEAARAGEAGKGFAVVAQEVRELAQRSAKAAKEIKELITKSGEHVRSGVSLVGETGKALGVIVVEVQEINRHVSAIVDSSREQSLGLQEINTAINTMDQSTQQNAAMVEQSTAASHSLAKEAAALNQLLSRFDVGRSEGRTVSAAGRTPASKTSPVHAAADRSTPAPSPARALGRKVASAFGGGAASAAVAQDSWEEF, from the coding sequence ATGTCATTTCTGAAGAATGCGAGCATTCGCACCAAAATCCTGTCGGTAATCATTCCGCTCTGCGTGGTCGGGCTGGGGGCTACCGGGTTCGTTGCGAGCCGATACAAGGCTGCCGACACCAGCTATAGCAACTTCATCTCGACCGACAACGCCACGGCCGTCGAGATCGCCCGCGCCAACCGAAGCCTGTCGGTCTCGGCCTACGCAGCCTATCAGACTCTATCCTACCATGTCGCCGATCCCGAGCTTAAGGCGGTGATCGATTCCTACAAGCAGAGCACCGCCAGCCTTTTGAAGCGGCTCGACAACATCAAAACGGCCCTGCCACGCAAGGCTGCGGACATCGATGCGTTGATCGCCAAGGTCAAGCAGGTCCTCGCACTGACCGATCAGGCCGTTCAATACGGCTCAGAGGATCGCAAAGACGAGGCCAGAGCGGCCCTGATGAAAGCCGACAAGCTGGTCGCGCCCCTGACCACGGATATTGCAGGCTTCCTCGACACCTTCAGCAACGAGATCGTCAAGACCAGCGGCGCTCTCACGGATCAGACCGACTCGACGATCCTGACCGCCCTCTCGACCCTTGTGGTCGTCTTCGCGTTCGGCATCATCGCCGCCCTGCTGATTGCCGCAAAAGGCATTACCACGCCGGTCGCACGACTGCGCGAACGGATGACATCGCTTGCCGCTGGCAATACCGAGGCGCCGGTCGAAGGCCAGGACCGCCGCGACGAACTCGGCCAGATGGCGGCAGCCGTCGCCGTGTTCTGCGACAATGCGATCGAGCGCCTCCGCCTGGAGCGGGAAGCCGACAGCAATCGCAGCCTCTCGGAACGCGAGCGCATCGAGCGCGAAGCCCAGAAGGCCAAGGAAGCGGCCGATACCCAGTTCGCCGTGGACCAGCTTGCAGCCGCTCTCGGCCATCTCGCCGATGGTGACGTCGTCTACCGGATCGAGACGCCTTTCGTCGCCCATCTCGATGCGCTTCGCTCCAACTTCAACGGCTCGGTCGCCAACCTGCAGGACGCGCTGCAGGCCGTCGGCCAGAATGCCCGCGGCATCGACGCCGGCGCCAACGAGATCCGGTCCGCGGCCGACGACCTCTCCAAGCGCACCGAGCAGCAGGCTGCCTCCGTCGAGGAAACAGCCGCAGCACTGGAAGAAATCACCACCACGGTGAAGGATTCCAGCAAGCGCGCCGAAGAAGTCGGAGGCCTGGTCGCCAAGGCGCGCGAGGGTGCGGAAAAGTCCGGCGCCGTTGTGCGCAATGCCGTCACCGCCATGCAGGAGATCGAACGTTCTTCGGCCGAGATCACCAATATCATCGGCGTCATCGACGAGATCGCCTTCCAGACCAACCTGCTCGCGCTCAACGCGGGCGTCGAAGCGGCACGCGCAGGCGAGGCCGGCAAGGGTTTTGCCGTCGTCGCCCAGGAAGTGCGCGAACTGGCCCAACGCTCCGCCAAGGCCGCCAAGGAGATCAAGGAATTGATCACCAAGTCGGGCGAGCACGTCCGTTCGGGCGTCAGCCTCGTCGGCGAAACCGGCAAGGCGCTGGGGGTGATCGTCGTCGAGGTCCAGGAGATCAACCGGCACGTCAGCGCGATCGTCGACTCCTCGCGCGAACAGTCGCTCGGCCTGCAGGAAATCAACACGGCCATCAACACGATGGACCAGAGCACCCAGCAGAACGCCGCGATGGTCGAACAGTCGACGGCCGCGAGCCATAGCCTCGCCAAGGAAGCGGCAGCCCTCAACCAGCTGCTGTCACGCTTCGACGTCGGCCGGTCCGAGGGACGGACCGTATCGGCCGCAGGGCGAACACCGGCTTCCAAGACATCGCCCGTTCACGCCGCCGCCGACAGATCAACGCCTGCCCCCTCTCCCGCACGGGCGCTCGGCCGCAAGGTTGCCAGTGCATTCGGCGGCGGTGCGGCGAGCGCAGCGGTTGCGCAGGATAGCTGGGAAGAGTTCTGA
- a CDS encoding SDR family oxidoreductase, protein MAYLFDLTGYRALVTGSSQGIGFALARGLAEHGASIVLNGRDRAKLETAAGQLKETGATVSVSDFDVTDAEAVKRGVDAIEAEVGAIDILVNNAGMQFRSPLEDFPIDRWEQLLKTNVSSVFYVGQAVARHMIGRGRGKIINIASVQSELARPGIAPYTATKGAVKNLTRGMCTDWAKHGLQINALAPGYFKTPLNQALVDSQEFSSWLEKRTPAGRWGDVEELVGAAVFLSSKASSFVNGHTLYVDGGITTSL, encoded by the coding sequence ATGGCTTATCTTTTCGATCTGACAGGATACAGAGCCCTGGTAACGGGATCGTCGCAGGGTATCGGCTTTGCGCTTGCCAGAGGCCTCGCGGAACACGGAGCTTCCATCGTTCTGAACGGCCGTGACAGGGCCAAGCTCGAGACCGCTGCAGGACAGCTCAAGGAAACTGGTGCGACGGTTTCGGTATCTGACTTCGACGTGACGGACGCCGAGGCCGTGAAGCGCGGGGTCGATGCGATCGAGGCCGAAGTCGGTGCGATCGACATCCTGGTCAACAATGCCGGGATGCAGTTCCGCAGCCCGCTCGAGGATTTCCCCATCGACCGCTGGGAGCAGTTGCTGAAGACCAACGTCTCCAGCGTCTTCTACGTTGGCCAGGCGGTGGCCCGACACATGATCGGCCGCGGACGGGGCAAGATCATCAACATCGCCTCGGTGCAGAGCGAGCTCGCGCGCCCCGGCATCGCTCCCTATACGGCGACGAAAGGGGCGGTGAAGAACCTGACGCGCGGCATGTGCACCGACTGGGCCAAGCACGGCCTGCAGATCAATGCGCTCGCGCCCGGCTACTTTAAGACACCGTTGAACCAGGCCTTGGTCGACAGCCAGGAATTCTCGTCCTGGCTGGAGAAGCGCACGCCCGCCGGACGCTGGGGCGACGTCGAGGAACTGGTCGGTGCGGCCGTCTTCCTGTCGAGCAAGGCCTCCTCCTTTGTGAACGGACACACGCTCTATGTTGATGGCGGCATCACCACCAGCCTCTGA
- a CDS encoding endonuclease domain-containing protein, protein MPHFHVRDANRKNARNMRRALTEAELKFWNTVRAHRLMGVGFRRQMPIAGYIVDFACPEHKLIIEIDGASHSYDQSIRRDSARDQQLASLGWQVIRFTNDEVHGHIDDVCMHLLRIIGIERFE, encoded by the coding sequence ATGCCGCATTTCCATGTCCGCGACGCCAATCGGAAAAACGCCCGGAACATGCGCCGGGCGCTGACCGAAGCGGAGCTGAAATTCTGGAATACGGTGCGCGCCCACCGCCTCATGGGGGTTGGCTTCCGGCGGCAAATGCCGATCGCCGGATATATTGTCGATTTTGCCTGCCCGGAGCATAAGTTGATCATCGAAATTGATGGTGCGAGCCACTCCTACGACCAGAGCATCAGGCGGGATTCGGCGAGAGATCAGCAATTGGCGTCGCTCGGCTGGCAGGTGATAAGATTCACCAATGACGAGGTGCACGGCCATATCGACGACGTGTGCATGCACCTTCTGCGGATTATCGGGATCGAGCGCTTTGAGTAG
- a CDS encoding gluconokinase — MLMAASPPASEAGGFGPIVVMGVSGCGKSSVGERLADYLGCGFIEGDGLHPPSNVRKMRMGTPLEDEDRWPWLDAFGHRLAGTGDIVVSCSALKRTYRDRLRSLSGRPMTFVFLQGDRMLLAARMAARKHEYMPLSLLDSQLATLELPTTEPDVATVDINQSLESIVSMAMTLLAARQRRSN, encoded by the coding sequence ATGTTGATGGCGGCATCACCACCAGCCTCTGAGGCCGGAGGCTTCGGGCCGATCGTCGTGATGGGCGTCTCGGGCTGCGGCAAGTCGTCGGTTGGAGAGAGGTTGGCGGACTATCTTGGCTGCGGCTTCATCGAGGGCGACGGCCTGCATCCGCCCTCCAATGTCCGCAAGATGCGGATGGGAACGCCGCTGGAGGACGAAGACCGCTGGCCCTGGCTCGATGCGTTCGGCCATCGTCTCGCGGGGACGGGCGATATCGTCGTCTCCTGCTCGGCACTGAAGCGCACGTATCGGGATCGATTGAGGTCGTTGTCCGGGCGGCCGATGACCTTCGTCTTCCTGCAGGGAGACCGGATGCTGCTGGCTGCACGCATGGCCGCCCGCAAGCACGAATACATGCCGCTGTCGCTTCTCGACAGCCAACTTGCGACGCTCGAGCTTCCGACTACGGAGCCGGACGTTGCGACCGTCGACATCAACCAGTCGCTTGAATCCATCGTCTCGATGGCAATGACGCTGCTGGCGGCCCGCCAGAGGCGCTCGAACTGA
- the guaD gene encoding guanine deaminase, which translates to MTQMLIRGRLLSFKRAPHSLTDTDSYAYESDGALLIDGNTISVAGSYGTVKAIAPEGIEEIDHRPHLILPGFIDMHLHFPQMQVIASYAANLLEWLNTYTFPEECRFVESEHAARIATHFYDELLRHGTTTAVAYCSVHKTSADAFFAEALKRDMCMVGGKVMMDRNAPQGLLDTPQMGYDETRAVIADWHGKGRCHVAITPRFAITSTPAQMKAAQALAQEFPDLHIQTHLSENHEEIRYTGELYPDARDYTDIYVHYGLLGPKTLLGHAIHLSDREADVLSEAGAVAVHCPTSNLFLGSGLFPMKSLMRREKPVRVAVATDIGGGSSYSMLRTMDEAYKIQQLLGERLNPLESFYLMTRGNAEALSMAERIGTLEPGTDADLVVLNAASTPAMRLRMETVKTLGEELFLLQTMGDDRAVVETYVAGKAMKREIERLQDTDNTRKQDVAGPILAVHQI; encoded by the coding sequence ATGACCCAGATGCTGATCCGCGGACGGCTGCTCTCCTTCAAGCGCGCTCCGCACTCGCTGACCGACACGGACAGTTACGCCTATGAGAGCGACGGCGCGCTGCTGATCGACGGGAACACGATTTCGGTTGCCGGCAGCTACGGAACGGTCAAGGCGATTGCGCCCGAAGGGATAGAGGAGATCGACCACCGCCCGCATCTGATCCTGCCCGGCTTCATCGACATGCATCTGCATTTCCCGCAGATGCAGGTAATCGCCTCCTACGCCGCCAATCTGCTCGAATGGCTGAACACTTATACTTTCCCGGAGGAATGCCGGTTCGTCGAGAGCGAGCATGCGGCCCGCATCGCCACGCATTTCTATGACGAGTTGCTGCGCCACGGCACCACCACGGCGGTCGCCTACTGCTCCGTTCACAAGACCTCTGCCGACGCCTTCTTTGCCGAAGCGCTAAAGCGCGACATGTGCATGGTCGGTGGCAAGGTGATGATGGACCGCAACGCCCCGCAGGGCCTGCTCGATACGCCACAGATGGGTTATGACGAAACCCGCGCGGTAATTGCCGACTGGCACGGCAAGGGCCGCTGCCACGTCGCCATCACCCCGCGCTTCGCGATCACCTCGACGCCCGCCCAGATGAAGGCCGCCCAGGCGCTGGCGCAGGAGTTTCCCGACCTGCATATCCAGACGCACCTTTCCGAAAACCACGAGGAGATCCGCTATACGGGCGAGCTTTATCCGGACGCCAGGGACTATACCGACATCTACGTCCATTACGGCCTTCTAGGCCCCAAGACCCTGCTCGGCCATGCGATCCATCTTTCCGACCGCGAAGCCGATGTGTTGTCGGAGGCCGGCGCCGTCGCCGTCCACTGCCCGACCTCCAACCTCTTCCTCGGCTCCGGCCTGTTTCCGATGAAATCGCTGATGCGGCGGGAAAAGCCGGTCAGGGTGGCGGTCGCCACCGATATCGGCGGCGGATCGAGCTATTCGATGCTGCGGACGATGGACGAGGCCTACAAGATCCAGCAGCTCCTCGGCGAGCGTCTGAACCCGCTCGAAAGCTTCTACCTGATGACCAGAGGCAATGCCGAGGCGCTGTCGATGGCGGAACGTATCGGCACGCTGGAGCCCGGCACAGATGCCGACCTCGTGGTGCTGAACGCCGCTTCGACGCCGGCCATGCGGCTGCGGATGGAAACAGTGAAGACGCTCGGGGAGGAACTATTCCTACTCCAGACCATGGGCGACGACCGCGCCGTGGTCGAGACCTATGTGGCGGGAAAGGCCATGAAGCGCGAGATAGAAAGGCTCCAGGATACCGATAATACGCGTAAACAAGACGTCGCCGGCCCCATACTTGCGGTCCATCAAATATAA
- a CDS encoding alpha-hydroxy acid oxidase produces MSKPLTIADLKILARRRVPKMFFDYADSGAWTEGTYRANEEDYSRIKLRQRVLVDMTNRTLETTMIGEKAAMPVALAPTGMTGMQHADGEMLAAKAAEEFGVPFTLSTMSICSIEDVASVTTKPFWFQLYVMKDRGFVERLIGRAKAAKCSALVVTADLQILGQRHKDLRNGLAAPPKPTLNAALQLVTRPRWCLEMLQTKRRGFGNIVGHASNVSDLSSLGAWTAEQFDPRLSWDDIRWIKDLWGGKMIIKGILDEEDARAAADTGADAIIVSNHGGRQLDGAPSSISMLPKIVEAVGDRIEVHVDGGIRSGQDVLKAVALGARGTYIGRPFLYGLGALGKEGVTTTLEIIRKELDITMALCGKRDIQHIDRNILANMPF; encoded by the coding sequence ATGTCCAAACCGCTGACCATCGCAGACCTGAAAATCCTTGCCCGCCGTCGGGTGCCAAAGATGTTCTTCGACTATGCCGACAGCGGCGCCTGGACCGAGGGAACTTATCGGGCGAACGAGGAAGACTATTCCAGGATCAAGCTGCGCCAGCGCGTCCTGGTCGACATGACCAACCGCACGCTCGAAACCACGATGATCGGCGAAAAGGCCGCGATGCCCGTGGCGCTGGCGCCGACCGGCATGACCGGCATGCAGCATGCCGACGGCGAGATGCTGGCCGCCAAGGCGGCGGAAGAATTCGGCGTGCCCTTCACGCTCTCGACCATGAGCATCTGCTCGATCGAAGACGTTGCCTCGGTGACCACGAAACCTTTCTGGTTCCAGCTCTACGTGATGAAGGACCGCGGCTTCGTCGAACGGCTGATCGGCCGCGCCAAGGCGGCGAAATGCTCGGCGCTCGTCGTCACCGCCGACCTGCAGATCCTAGGCCAGCGCCACAAGGACCTTCGCAATGGCCTTGCCGCTCCGCCGAAGCCGACGCTCAACGCGGCCCTGCAACTCGTGACGCGCCCGAGATGGTGCCTGGAAATGCTTCAGACCAAGCGCCGCGGTTTCGGCAATATCGTCGGCCATGCGAGCAATGTTTCCGACCTCTCCTCGCTTGGCGCCTGGACCGCCGAACAGTTCGACCCACGGCTGTCCTGGGACGACATCCGCTGGATCAAGGACCTCTGGGGCGGCAAGATGATCATCAAGGGCATACTCGACGAAGAGGATGCGCGCGCTGCCGCCGACACCGGCGCGGACGCGATCATCGTCTCCAACCACGGCGGCCGCCAGCTCGATGGCGCACCGTCCTCGATCAGCATGCTGCCGAAAATCGTCGAAGCGGTGGGCGACCGGATCGAAGTGCATGTGGACGGCGGCATCCGCTCGGGCCAGGACGTGCTGAAGGCCGTGGCGCTCGGCGCCCGCGGCACCTATATCGGCCGGCCTTTCCTCTACGGCCTCGGCGCCCTGGGCAAGGAGGGCGTCACGACGACGCTCGAGATCATCCGCAAGGAACTCGACATCACCATGGCACTCTGCGGCAAGCGGGATATCCAGCATATCGACCGCAACATCCTCGCCAACATGCCGTTCTGA
- a CDS encoding LysR substrate-binding domain-containing protein translates to MKMSKQFPLNALRVFEAAARLMSFTRAGEELGLTQTAVSYQIKLLEDTIGEQLFLRRPRQVSLTEAGERLAPRIAEAFAIMGDALSTLHDASEGTLTIHSTATFASRWLARHLGTFQLENPGIAVRLETSQEMIDFSRSQADIAIRSGKDEWPGLRRHFLMRNHFTPMLSPDLAATIRGVKTPEDILKLRIIDPGDPWWPFWFAAAGVPDVDLSGRPVSRMGAQAFEAAAAIASQGVGILQPEFYADDIALGRLVQPFDILGYDGSDYWLVYPEARRNSKKIRAFRDFMRKTMPTFRD, encoded by the coding sequence ATGAAGATGTCGAAACAGTTTCCTCTGAATGCGCTTCGGGTGTTCGAGGCCGCCGCGCGGCTGATGAGCTTCACCCGGGCCGGAGAGGAGCTCGGGCTGACCCAGACGGCTGTGAGCTACCAGATCAAGCTGCTCGAGGACACGATCGGTGAACAGCTCTTCCTGCGACGGCCCCGGCAGGTTTCGTTGACGGAGGCAGGCGAACGGCTGGCGCCGAGGATCGCGGAGGCCTTCGCGATCATGGGCGATGCGCTCTCCACTCTGCACGACGCATCGGAGGGCACGCTGACCATCCATTCGACGGCGACCTTCGCCTCGCGCTGGCTGGCGCGCCATCTCGGCACCTTTCAGCTCGAAAATCCCGGCATTGCCGTCAGGCTGGAGACATCGCAGGAGATGATCGATTTTTCGCGCTCGCAGGCGGACATCGCGATTCGCAGCGGCAAGGATGAATGGCCGGGCTTGCGCCGGCATTTTCTGATGCGAAATCATTTCACGCCGATGCTAAGCCCGGATCTGGCCGCCACGATCCGCGGCGTAAAGACGCCTGAAGACATTCTGAAGCTGAGGATCATCGATCCCGGCGATCCATGGTGGCCGTTCTGGTTTGCCGCAGCCGGGGTGCCGGATGTCGACCTCAGCGGCCGGCCGGTGAGCAGAATGGGCGCGCAGGCCTTCGAAGCCGCCGCCGCGATCGCCAGCCAGGGGGTCGGAATTCTGCAGCCGGAATTTTATGCCGACGATATCGCGCTCGGGCGGCTGGTCCAGCCATTCGACATTCTCGGCTATGACGGGAGCGACTATTGGCTGGTCTATCCGGAAGCCCGCCGGAATTCCAAGAAAATCCGTGCCTTCCGCGACTTCATGCGGAAAACCATGCCGACATTCCGGGACTAG
- the puuD gene encoding urate hydroxylase PuuD — MYEYAVAWEWLSFAARWFHVITAIAWIGSSFYFIALDLGLTKRPNMPAGVYGEEWQVHGGGFYHVQKYLVAPAQMPEHLTWFKYESYFTWLSGFLMLCIVYYGGADLFLIDRTVMALAPWQAILLSLASLSIGWIIYDLLCKSPLGKNTWGLMGLLFLVLIAMAWGYTQIFSGRAAFLHLGAFTATIMSANVFFIIIPNQKIVVADLIAGRTPDPKYGMIAKQRSLHNNYLTLPVIFFMLSNHYPLAFATHFNWVIAALVFLMGVTIRHWFNTTHARKGKPTWTWLVTVLLFIVIMWLSTVPKVLTGETETSMTPVAQKFAANAHFGAARDVVQARCSMCHAAEPVYEGVNFTPKSVRLETDAEIAAHAREIYIQAGRSHAMPPGNVTAISPDERRLLTAWYESTISQ, encoded by the coding sequence ATGTATGAATATGCCGTCGCTTGGGAATGGCTGAGTTTCGCCGCCCGCTGGTTCCATGTCATCACGGCGATCGCCTGGATCGGCTCGTCGTTCTATTTCATCGCGCTCGATCTGGGGCTGACGAAGCGCCCGAACATGCCCGCCGGCGTCTATGGCGAGGAATGGCAGGTGCATGGCGGCGGTTTCTACCACGTCCAGAAATACCTGGTGGCGCCGGCACAGATGCCCGAACACCTGACCTGGTTCAAATACGAGAGCTATTTCACCTGGCTCTCCGGTTTCCTGATGCTCTGCATCGTCTATTACGGCGGCGCCGACCTGTTCCTGATCGATCGCACGGTGATGGCTCTCGCGCCCTGGCAGGCAATCCTGTTGTCGCTCGCATCGCTGTCGATCGGCTGGATCATCTACGACCTGCTCTGCAAGTCACCACTCGGAAAGAATACCTGGGGGCTGATGGGGCTGCTCTTCCTGGTGCTGATCGCCATGGCCTGGGGTTATACGCAGATATTCTCCGGCCGCGCCGCCTTCCTGCATCTCGGCGCGTTCACCGCGACGATCATGTCCGCCAACGTCTTCTTCATCATCATCCCCAATCAGAAGATCGTCGTCGCCGACCTGATCGCGGGCCGCACGCCCGACCCGAAATACGGCATGATTGCCAAGCAGCGTTCGCTGCACAACAACTACCTGACGCTGCCCGTCATCTTCTTCATGCTCTCCAACCACTATCCGCTGGCGTTTGCGACCCATTTCAACTGGGTGATCGCCGCACTCGTCTTCCTGATGGGCGTGACGATCAGGCACTGGTTCAACACCACCCACGCCCGCAAGGGCAAGCCGACCTGGACCTGGCTGGTGACGGTTCTGCTCTTCATCGTCATCATGTGGCTTTCGACCGTGCCGAAAGTACTGACCGGCGAGACCGAGACCTCGATGACCCCGGTCGCCCAGAAATTCGCGGCCAATGCCCATTTCGGTGCAGCGAGGGACGTCGTGCAGGCGCGCTGTTCCATGTGCCATGCGGCTGAACCCGTTTATGAAGGCGTCAATTTCACCCCGAAATCCGTCAGACTGGAGACTGACGCAGAGATTGCCGCCCACGCGCGGGAGATCTATATCCAGGCGGGCCGCAGTCACGCCATGCCGCCCGGCAATGTCACCGCCATCTCGCCGGACGAACGCCGGCTGCTGACGGCCTGGTACGAAAGCACGATATCCCAATGA
- a CDS encoding LysR substrate-binding domain-containing protein yields the protein MLHIDRKGLFGCNHQWSRLPGNSNSNTVGRDQENLSMKLSRRFPLNALRVFEAVARLENFTRAAEELGMTQTAVTYQIKLLEDFLGDTVFLRRPRALKLTETGEKLLPKVAEAFTLLTEAVQSTRNGIEETLEIHSPPTFAAQWLSPHLHIFKALHPQIEVRLLRQLDNDHHHSSADITICISARPSDGLISHPLFRLNYAPMLSPQLAESVGGIRQPSDLLKLPWITDTRDWWHEWFEATQIDSKQIRHTSLNALGALDLEARAAMSGHGVAMLSPFLFREDLASGRLLQPFDLCVGDGKTYWLCYAPARRNAAKITAFATWLQTALAHDLAAMGANRSEAAAQ from the coding sequence TTGCTCCACATCGACAGGAAAGGATTATTTGGTTGCAACCATCAATGGAGCCGATTGCCGGGAAATTCCAATTCAAATACAGTCGGTCGCGATCAAGAGAACTTATCGATGAAATTATCACGCCGGTTTCCGCTGAATGCACTTCGGGTCTTCGAGGCCGTCGCGCGCCTGGAAAATTTCACCCGTGCCGCGGAAGAACTCGGCATGACCCAGACGGCGGTGACCTACCAGATCAAGCTCTTGGAGGATTTTCTCGGCGACACCGTTTTTCTGCGCCGCCCACGGGCGCTGAAACTCACCGAAACGGGTGAAAAGCTGCTTCCGAAAGTGGCGGAGGCTTTCACCCTGCTGACCGAGGCGGTGCAATCGACGCGCAACGGCATCGAGGAAACGTTGGAAATCCACTCGCCGCCCACATTCGCGGCCCAATGGCTCTCGCCGCATCTCCACATTTTCAAGGCCCTGCACCCGCAAATCGAGGTCCGCCTGCTGCGCCAACTGGATAACGACCACCACCATAGCTCGGCCGATATCACGATCTGTATCAGCGCCCGGCCATCCGACGGGTTGATCAGCCATCCTCTCTTTCGGCTGAACTATGCGCCCATGCTGTCTCCGCAACTGGCGGAAAGCGTGGGTGGCATACGGCAGCCTTCCGATCTTTTGAAACTGCCCTGGATCACCGACACCCGTGACTGGTGGCACGAGTGGTTTGAGGCTACTCAAATCGACTCGAAGCAGATCAGGCACACGAGCCTGAACGCTCTCGGCGCGCTCGACCTGGAGGCAAGGGCCGCCATGTCCGGCCATGGCGTGGCAATGCTGAGCCCGTTCCTATTCCGGGAAGATCTGGCATCCGGCCGTCTCCTCCAGCCTTTCGACCTCTGCGTCGGCGACGGCAAGACCTATTGGCTGTGTTACGCGCCGGCGCGGCGAAATGCGGCGAAGATCACGGCCTTTGCGACCTGGCTCCAGACGGCGCTCGCCCATGACCTCGCGGCCATGGGAGCAAATCGCAGCGAGGCCGCCGCTCAATAG